AATAGTAATAATATGGTCATTATGAAGGATAAGGCTGTTACCGTTTCCTATGTATTGAGAAATGGCAATGCTGCGGGTGAGTTAATTGAACAAACAACTCCTGAAGATCCACTTGCTTTCTTGTTTGGAGCGGGTGGAATGATTCCAGATTTTGAAGCCAATTTATTGGGATTGGAAGAAGGTAATACTTTTGCTTTTGAGATTAAAAATGATCGTGCATATGGCGAAATAGACCCAAGTGCAGTGGTGGATTTACCCATCGAAACGTTTGTTTTTGATGGCGAATTGGCTAGGGATATGCTAGTAATTGGTAAAATGATTCCGATGCGAAACGATGAAAATCAATTGATTCATGGAAAGATTGTAGAAGTGAATGAGGTGGAAGGTAAGGTGATTATGGACTTCAATCATCCATTGGCAGGAATTGATTTGTATTTTACAGGCGAAGTATTGGGGGTTAGGGCTGCAACGGCTGAAGAACTCGCTCATGGTCATATTCATGGCCCTGGTGGACATCATCATTGATTGAATGATGAATGAGAATAAAAATAAAAAGTGCTTCAAATTAAGGTGATTAATAATTGATGAGATTCTGAACAATGTATTGGAAATAAGCACATTGTATTTTGGGATTGTCGAATTTAATACTTTTGAAGCAAAGAACCCAAAACTTGAACTATTGGCGAAAGTTTTGGGTTTTTTAATTGTAGTTTGGTTATTTTTGAGAATTTCATTTAATCCTAAACAAAGCTATTTCTCCCGTATTTACAATCAATCCTTGGTCTGCAAAAACAGCATTGACCACTTTTCCATCGCTGTTTCTTTTAATTGTTCTGTTGGTAGCCAATAGTTCAACTGCGGGGTTGTCGTATAAGGTATTGAGCAATTGGGTAAATTTTGTGGTCAATGTTTTTTCGGGTGTTAAATCATTGACTGCCATGTTTAGGTCAATCACAATATACTGATAACCTGATGCCTTGAGGACTTCTATGATTTTTTGTTTTGTTTTGAAGCGATTCACCAGCTTCTGGAAGTTTTCCAAAAAAGTATCATTTAATACACGCTTGTCATTCTTTTTGATAAAATAATTCATGTTTGTGCCTACTCGATAGACCAAAGATTGATCCTCTCGGTTGATGATTTCTTGTATTTCATAGTGCAAAGGGAAATGATAACCCATCAGTTTTTTTTGATTTATTTTACCTGTTTGGTATTCCATAATAGGCGGAATGTAAATGTATTTTGCCCTTTCTTTATTGACAGGATTGTAATTAGAGGCTCTGAAAGTGAATGCCATCAATAACCAAACTGCAAAACAAAACAACAACATACTACTTTTGAAAACCGAAGGAGAAAGGTTGTTTAGATTCAAAGAAAATGGCTGCTGTCCAGTACTTGACTGCAATGCTTTTACCAAGAAAATATAGGGCACACAAAACAAAAGAAGTCCATACCAAGCTGCGCCTGAACCCAATATCCACCACAAAAACAAATACACCATCAAAAACAAGGCAAATGTTTTGGTTCTTTTTGGATGTTTTTGAAGGCGTATCATGACCATTACCAAAAGTGCTGCAAAAAGAAGCATCAATAGGGGATAGGTAATTCCGTCCTGTTGTCCAGAGATGGAAGTAAATACTTTGTGAATCGGTGTATATAGATACATGGCAGATTGATTGATTGTCTTACTGCTGCTTGCCAAAAAATCCGTTTCGGGAAGTGTTGTTAGGTGTATCAAACCTTGTTTTGGGTTATAAAGTTGATGTTTGTTGAGGTAAGCACTCGATATAGAAACAATCAGTAGCAGTGAATATAAACCTATCATGGCGAGGTTCAAGCCCGTTTGATAGCGTGTTTTTCGTTGGCGGTTATTTGTTTGAGGGAACAGGAACAGCATCGGCAGAAGGAGCAATAGCAGAAAACCGACATCTGTAAAAAATATACTTACATTGGAATTGATAGATACATCGTAGGGTATCGAAAGATAACGAGCGAGGAGAAGTTCATAACCCATGAATTTATGAAGGTCTTCTCTTACTGCTGCTGTTGAAGCAACATTCTCCGTCTTCTGACCTTGTTTTAAAGGCATTTTATACATGCCTGGAATAATTACTTCATTTGGCTCTTGTGCTACGGATAAGCATTGCAGACTGCACAAGACAACAAGCAATATCCATTTTTTGAATTTAAAATTGATAGTAAATTTCAACATAGAGTCAATGAATGATTTATTTATAAACTTTTTTCCATTTTTTTTCCATCACATTGAGGTTGATAGTTGGATCTGTTTTTTTACCGTTCAACAATGCTTCGGTAGAAAAATTCTTAGTTTCCGACCAATTTTTTCCAAACCAAGGCAATACGGGAAGTAAAAAAAACATGGATAGAATAATAGACATCTGAACAAGTTTGATTAAGAGTCGTTTTCGCTTCAAAGCCATGTAAACGATTAGCCCTAAACCCAACAATAAAAAAGTCCACTGCAATAAGGCTACATGTTGGTGGAATTGTCGAAGCTGTGCTTGTGCATCCAATTGCAGTAAAAAAGTCGTTCCCATTGTTAGAAAAACGGCTGTCAAAAAAGCTCCCAAACCTCCTTTGGCATACCATATCACCGTCATTAAGGCAAAGAGAACAAACAAAGCAGTTAATTTTATTCCAAAGGCAAATCCTGCAAAAATGCCCATCCATACAATGAGCCGATTTTCTATAAGAATAGGTGGTATGCGTTTGGAAAAAAAACTTTTCGCTTTGTGTAGAAAGAGGGAAGTAGGTATTTGTTGAAGGTTTGAAGGGGTTGTTGGTGTACCTTTTTTTCTTTTTGAAGTAGTGGAAACTGTTTTTTTTGAAGCGGAAATGAGTTTCTCAGTAGGTGATAACCAATTGACCAATAGTATCAAAATACAAAGGGTGATATAGAGCAATCCCATGTCTATTTTCATGTCCATCTGTGACAGAAAATTGACCATCGGCACCGAAAAATATAACAACAAACATAAGGTAGCATGATTGACATCCAACCATCTGCGACTCAAACGGTACAAGGCCACTAAACTCAAAAAACTACCCAAAAAAGACAATGCCAACACTACATCTACTCTGCCGAATAATACCAAACCCAATGACATAAACAAGGACCAATTGTAGGGTTGATTTCCGTCCACCAAACCTCCATATTGAGCAATCAAAGAAGGTAAATTGACATAGAGATTGATGGAATCGACTCCCAAAGGAAAAGGACGCAATATCTGTGCAAAATCAAATACCAAAAACAGGGCTAAAAACAGAAAGCTGAAAACACCCAAAGCATTGAATCTGTTTGAAATCGGAATGGGACGAAAGAGGGTTTGGTAGATGATTTGTCGGGTTTTTCGCCAATCGAATAATAAAATAAGGGCAAAAATGGGAGCAATAACAAATACATTCAATAGGTGAAATATGCCCAAAAAGAACAACAAAAAAGTCGTGAATACAATGCCGAGGGCTACTTCAATGATGGGCAAATCTTGTTCGGCTATTTTCGGCGGAAATAAAAATGTGAGTATATTTCCCACCTTTCTACAAACCAAACCAACTAAATACACACACAAAGCTACTCCTACAAAATGGCCCAAATGCAAAAATAAGCCTTTTGCACTCAAACTGATGCCTTCTATTTTACTGTAAAAAGTAGCAAGGGTTAGGCTGTCTAACACCAACAGTCCTCCAAAAACGCTCAATCCATTGATGAAATGTAGGGGCAGTTTCCTCTCTTTTGCTTTTTTCAAACCCCAACTGAGTGCTAAGCCAATGAGAAGGAATACAATCAATAAATCGGCATATTGGAAATATTTGAAGGACTGGGCGTAGTAAGGATTGTTGTGATAGTATTCCACAAAAATGACCATTACCCAAAGCAAGGAAAAAAATAAAGCAGTAATTTTGGTGAAGCGTTCGAGCATTTAGAAATCTATTTTTTATCAAAAATCAAGTTAAACGGCTGATAATTAACCTAATATTAATAGATTGTGTTGTTAAAAAAATATAATGTATTAATATTCATAACCCAGTAATTTAATTTCTCTTGCAAAGATGTTCTTGATTAACTCAATAGATTTTTCGTCTAAAACATCTCTGTAATTGTTAACTTTTCTGGTATGAGATTTGGCTTTATATGTAGGTAAAGCCAATGTTTCTTTTAATTGTAAATTTTCTGCAATATCACTGCAGATGCTATTTATGTTCTCATATTTATAAATAGTATCAACTGCTACAATATCATTTATTGTGTAGATATCAAAACTATTAAAGTTGACAAATGTTTCTTTTTCTCTACTTATAAGAAACTCATAAATTCCATTAAATTTTTTGTCTCCACCACTCCAATAATAAAGTGAAACAACTTTATCAAAGGGATTTCTATCTATTGTAAACTTGTAGTAATCATCCCAAACCTGTTTAGACACAAAACGTTTTATTTCACTACAAGGCATATGATTGTAAAATCGCAACATATTCCGCTGAGAAAGGCTTTTGATAAAATCAAATTTACTATACTTATTTATAGGAATTTTATCATTCTGTGCAGTCCTTTGGGAGTATTCTTTCCTTATTATCTCGTCTTTTTGAGATATTGAGGTAATAATATCTTCATTTCCACATATTTTACTCAAAGCAATTTCGATAGAAGTTCCTGCTGTTTTTTTTGTTTTAACAAAAATAAATTTATGTTTATGACTAATAATCATCAGTTACGAACAATTTCATTTGAGTAAAAAATTATGCTAAGTTCAAAAATCTATCTTTGAGATATAGTATTTCTATGAATTATTTGCTTTGTTCTTTTGAATAACCTTCTCGTAAACACACAAAGTTTCCCATGCCATTTTCAGCCACGAAAACTGATAAGACCGTTGTATTGCTTTCTTTTCTAAGTCTTTGCGGTATTCATCATTCAGCAATAATTTTTTCATTTGATTTTTAATATCATCCATATCAGATGGATCAGCAGCAAGTCCTGCCTCACCAATTACTTCTGGCATCGAACTATTGTTTCCATAAATCACCGTAGTACCACAGCTCATCGCTTCGAGAGGAGGCAAGCCGAAGCCTTCATAAAAAGAAACATAGCACAATGCCAGTGCATGAGAATACAATATAGGTAAATCTTCTTCGTCTATAAAACCCGTAAAAAAAATATTCTTGTCTAAAAGATGGTCTTTTTCTAATAGTTCATTATTTTTCCAACCATTCTTACCACATATAAACAAAGATAAATTATACTTCTCGCTTTCGGCTACTAGCTTTTGGAATGCTTTTATGGTATTTAATAAGTTTTTTCTCGGTTCAAGCGTAGATAATGTCAAAAAATAAGGCGTGTTTGGAAGTTGGTATTTTTTTAATATTGCAGCTAATTGGTCTATATTTGCCAATGGTTTGAAGTGATTTCGATTACATGCTTCATGCACAACCGAAACTTGTTCGCTCTTTATAGTTGGATATGTTTTTAGAACATCTTTTTTTGAAGCTTTGGTAACGGCTAAAATGTGCGCTTCTTTCTTGATGGTTTCTTGCATACCTGCTTCAGCATTCAGAATATTTTCTTTGGTGTGAAACTCTGGGAAATACTTGTGGGTAAGGTCATGAACGGTAACCAAAAAATTTTGCTTCACATCCTTGAGATGAAAGAAATTCTGAGGCAATGGAATATGAACCAAATCGTAGTTATCAAATTTAGGTTGATTCTTAAAGTTTTTTCTTTGAATTATATTTTCTCTGTATTTTCGTAGCAAGTAACGAATAGGTAAATTCTTATAGAACCAACTCAAGGATTGATATATGGCAGTAGGTAATGCCTTTTGCACTTTGGTTTTCATTGCTAAAAGACGGGTTTCATAAGGTTGTTGTTGATTTTGAAGTTCGTTATGAACTTCGATTAACTCAACTACTTCTTTTAGCCCTTTCTGTTCTCCTTCTAGTTGTATAATTTTTCCTTCACAGTATAAATCAATTTCCCACTTTGGTTGCAATTTGTCCTGAAGTACAGCTAAATTATCCAGTAATTCGAAAAGATAACGCTTGATACCATCCCTCTCAGGTATAAAAAGTTTATTGGCTTCAATTAACACCCTATAAGGGACAGAAGGCTTTAAGAAGCCTTCATAGGACTTCGGTTTTTTATCTTCATAGCCCATTTCGGTCATCACTTCTCCATGAAGACTCCAAAACAATTGTTCCATTTCGGGAGACATCTCTTCCTTCCAACTACCGACTTTACCTTTGCGGAAAAATTTTTGAATACGCTCTTTTTGCTTTTTTGGATTAGTAGATTTTCTATTCAAACTATATTTTGGTTGCCCAAATTTTAAATCTTCAAAAGAGGGAAGTTTGTCCCTCTTAGGTTGAGGCAAGTCTATTATACTGCGTAGTTTTTCGACTTCTCCAATGGGATCACTTATCAGGTCTTCAAAATGGATAATAACATCTGCTTTCTCTTTCCATTGTCGCACATTTTCTGACCAACCACCAAAAAAACTGCCTTTGGAAGCGATGACTGCTTCCAACAAATTAATTTGAAAGTCGGAATTGGGTTCCATAATATCCTTGCGGTGATGCGCTAGCGAAACCAAGGAATCCCGTCCATCTCTTACCAAATAAACCGATTTTATAGAATCGCCTATTGACTCGACTTGATGGGGCAATAAATGGGTTTTGACGACCTGATACTGATCATAATCCTCCGCAACAGAATAAGCAGTTTGTTGATGAAATTCACTGGACTCAATACCATATACTTCAAATAATACATTGCGAAAAAAAGTGTTGCCTGAACGGGGGAAAGATGCGAGCCAAATCATACGTTTATAGTTCTTTTTTTGTTGGGTTTATTCGTTTTGATAGTTTATAGAGTAATTCAGTTAAATAGCCTTTGACTTCACCATTACTAAGTATAAATTTTTTTTTATATTCGATTGGTAGTCTATCAAAAAAATATTTTGGAAGCCATCTATAATTTTTTGTTTTTTTTTGTCCATATCCCATTTCACTCATCATCTCGCCATGTAAATCCCAAAAAAACTGCTCCATCATAGGAGTCATGTCTTCTTTCCAACTACCCACTTTTCCTTTACGGAAGAGCTTTTGAGTGAGTACTCGTTGCTTCTTTGTATTCGTAATTTTTTTTCCACTACCATATTTTGGTTGTCCAAATTTTAAATCCTCAAAAGAAGGCAGTTTATCTCTTTGAGGGTAAGGCAAGTCAATAATAGTTCGCAGTTTTTCCACTTCTCTAATTGGATTACTAACTAAATCTTTAAAATGGATAATAATATCGGCCTTTTCTTTCCATTGTCGTATATTTTCTGACCAACCACCAAAAAAACTGCCCTCGGCGGCAATGATTGCTTCCAGTAAATTAGTTTGAAAGTTGGAATTAGGTTCAACAATATCCTTGCGGTGATGCGCTAACGAAACCAATGCGTCACGCCCGTCCCTCACCAAATAGACCGACTTTACAGAATCATTCATTGGCTCGACTTGATTAGGTAATAAATGGGTTTTGACGACTTGATATTGAATATAATCTTTAGTACCAGAATTAACTGTTCCTTGATGAAATACGCTGGACTCAATACCATATACCTCAAATAATACATTGCGAAAAAAAGTATTGCCTGAACGGGGAAAAGATGCGAGCCAAATCATACATAATTTATTATTAACTTTGGTAAAAGTTACCAAAACTCTATTTTTCACAAAAATACTATTTTAACAAATCACTATGGTGATATAGTAGGTTTACTTTCTCCAAAAAATTTCCGAAGATGTTTTAAAAATTTAAAAATCAATGCATT
This window of the Chitinophagales bacterium genome carries:
- a CDS encoding FKBP-type peptidyl-prolyl cis-trans isomerase; its protein translation is MVIMKDKAVTVSYVLRNGNAAGELIEQTTPEDPLAFLFGAGGMIPDFEANLLGLEEGNTFAFEIKNDRAYGEIDPSAVVDLPIETFVFDGELARDMLVIGKMIPMRNDENQLIHGKIVEVNEVEGKVIMDFNHPLAGIDLYFTGEVLGVRAATAEELAHGHIHGPGGHHH
- a CDS encoding sulfotransferase family 2 domain-containing protein; translated protein: MIISHKHKFIFVKTKKTAGTSIEIALSKICGNEDIITSISQKDEIIRKEYSQRTAQNDKIPINKYSKFDFIKSLSQRNMLRFYNHMPCSEIKRFVSKQVWDDYYKFTIDRNPFDKVVSLYYWSGGDKKFNGIYEFLISREKETFVNFNSFDIYTINDIVAVDTIYKYENINSICSDIAENLQLKETLALPTYKAKSHTRKVNNYRDVLDEKSIELIKNIFAREIKLLGYEY
- a CDS encoding glycosyltransferase, with the protein product MIWLASFPRSGNTFFRNVLFEVYGIESSEFHQQTAYSVAEDYDQYQVVKTHLLPHQVESIGDSIKSVYLVRDGRDSLVSLAHHRKDIMEPNSDFQINLLEAVIASKGSFFGGWSENVRQWKEKADVIIHFEDLISDPIGEVEKLRSIIDLPQPKRDKLPSFEDLKFGQPKYSLNRKSTNPKKQKERIQKFFRKGKVGSWKEEMSPEMEQLFWSLHGEVMTEMGYEDKKPKSYEGFLKPSVPYRVLIEANKLFIPERDGIKRYLFELLDNLAVLQDKLQPKWEIDLYCEGKIIQLEGEQKGLKEVVELIEVHNELQNQQQPYETRLLAMKTKVQKALPTAIYQSLSWFYKNLPIRYLLRKYRENIIQRKNFKNQPKFDNYDLVHIPLPQNFFHLKDVKQNFLVTVHDLTHKYFPEFHTKENILNAEAGMQETIKKEAHILAVTKASKKDVLKTYPTIKSEQVSVVHEACNRNHFKPLANIDQLAAILKKYQLPNTPYFLTLSTLEPRKNLLNTIKAFQKLVAESEKYNLSLFICGKNGWKNNELLEKDHLLDKNIFFTGFIDEEDLPILYSHALALCYVSFYEGFGLPPLEAMSCGTTVIYGNNSSMPEVIGEAGLAADPSDMDDIKNQMKKLLLNDEYRKDLEKKAIQRSYQFSWLKMAWETLCVYEKVIQKNKANNS
- a CDS encoding sulfotransferase domain-containing protein translates to MKNRVLVTFTKVNNKLCMIWLASFPRSGNTFFRNVLFEVYGIESSVFHQGTVNSGTKDYIQYQVVKTHLLPNQVEPMNDSVKSVYLVRDGRDALVSLAHHRKDIVEPNSNFQTNLLEAIIAAEGSFFGGWSENIRQWKEKADIIIHFKDLVSNPIREVEKLRTIIDLPYPQRDKLPSFEDLKFGQPKYGSGKKITNTKKQRVLTQKLFRKGKVGSWKEDMTPMMEQFFWDLHGEMMSEMGYGQKKTKNYRWLPKYFFDRLPIEYKKKFILSNGEVKGYLTELLYKLSKRINPTKKEL